The Branchiostoma lanceolatum isolate klBraLanc5 chromosome 5, klBraLanc5.hap2, whole genome shotgun sequence region CATGTTATTTGTCCTCCGATGGTGTTCACTGGCTCGAAATATTGCTAGGAGCAAAACTCGGCGTGAAAGTTTCACATGTGCGCCGCCATGACAGTGGACTACCCCATTGATGGATAGGATTGTATGAAATTATTTGATATGACGGCAATATTCTCAAAACTGCTGATATTTGTGGTATATCTCATATTAGTGTTACATGTTGTATAACAAGTATTTCTATTCTTTTATCAATTATTCTTTATCCATTCACGAAAATAAACGATTTCACCCCTATCAACATAGATTTAGTACAACCCAACATGGCTGGCAAAACTGACGCTTTGGTTGCTACGCTGTGTTGTTTCCTTGcaatttctccatgtttactTGCGGCACAGAGTTCCTCGACCCTCCAAGACACAACAGCCTACCCCGAGACTGCAAAGAgtcttaaagatgacattctGGAGATAACGTTGGAGGATGGTTCCGTTTCTTTTGAAACGAAGTTGGCGGGAACGAACCCGGAAGCAGATGGACCACCTGTTGCAGGTGCCTCAGATTCACCTGCAAGACCGAATGCATTGCCAGGTGTCGAAGAAGGTGAGAATACTTAATTTACATTTAGTTCATAAGCTTTATAAACTTGCTCTGTTAAACCTTTGTGGTATACATTTACTTCAAAAGACGCTTTTAATATTGGTTTTCAGAAAGCAGAGTAAAAGGGATTTTATGATATAGATTATGATAGAATGACTATTACGGTTTACTCATTAAAGGcaatcaaagcaatattagggaccaaaaaatggagattaaaaaaaaggctgaaatctttattgtagtgacatttactaacactgactgtctagcacatttgtgtaataacttcatactttgagcattttaagttaaaaacatgcaaaaacatgccatacgatgatccccctacaaaaaccctggcgacgattttcagtgagttctcacattacaacaaagtcatatttttgcgtaatggacgtcactatacattgtgatagtgttgtttgaacttatcatgtatagaaatgactaaataaattgactttcaaaatccgattttcgagCCCACAAGCAATTTTATTGATTACACTGAATcatataaaaatgtatatcaacatCAAAATACACCTATATAGGTTCCTTAGATTATAGGAATAAGTATACCATTGAAACACTTCACGAGTGATGTTGATATTAAGCTTCATCTAAGTATTGAAACACAAACGTTACATTCTTGCTCTTTTTCCATTTCAGATGTCCCTACAGATACGACTGAAGCATCAACATCTTCCCAAATGCTGTCGGATATAAAGGAGCTAACAGCCTCAGACTACGACTCTCTGATAACAAACGCCTTCTCccagcctgcctgcattttatTCTCGTCCCAGAGAAGGGGAGCATCGGTCATCGAAAAACTTTTCCTCCAAGTGTGGGCAACCTCGGAAGCACGGGAAGAGTTTTCCTCCGTATTTTCTGTCGGAAAGATATACGATCCCACGCTCATGGACGTGACAAGTATCTTCAGCATTCCGCGTGCACGGCCGTCGTTGTGCTGTTACCGCGGGGAAACTCCTGCCTGCTTCTATGGTGACCACACAACAGCGCGGTTGACAGATTGGTTCTACACACAGAAGAATAAAGCAGAGAATTCGAAGTCTGACATTCATGCTATATCCATGGACAGAGAGCTGCATACCAACGAGGTAACTGTGCTCGGCTTTGCGAGAACAGAAGACCAATTTGTTCAGCTGCAGAAAATCTTCCATCGTCTTGAGAAGCTTTTTCCTGAAGTGAGGGCATTGATGGTCCCAAGGGAATCACCTGATACAAAGAAAATCACTCAGCAGTTTTCTGTCAACACTTTTCCTGCTGTCCTACTTGTCAGTAAAGCCAATCCACATCAGCCATTCAAGCATCTGATTGGACACGATTTAACCCTATCAACCATTGAGCTTCACATAGAGGTCACACTACAGAAGGTGGCTGTGAAGTTGACCTCAGAAACTTTCCCATCCAGAGCTCTTGAGCAGAGATATGCTGGCCCAATTCTGGTGTGCTTCTACTCCCAGAGAGAAAAGAGAAGCCTCAGTTATGTCAAGTCTTTCCTATACACAGCAGATTGGATAAAAAGACTAGGAGCTGCCTTTAGATTTGGACTTGTGGATATTTCTGAACAGAGAGACATCTTGGCAAAGGGTTGGGTTGACTCAACACTTGTCCATCAGATCCCATTCACAGTATTGTTCAGCAATGAGAAAACAAACCAGGAAGGAAAGACCGTTACAAAGCAACGGTTGTTTTCACACAGCTCGCCAGAACCAGTCAACGTACTAAGGTTTCTGGAGGACATCGGTGTCCCGTTAAAGGACCACAAAGGGACGCAGATTGTAGCACATTTGGACACCCCTACGTGTGAAATGGGAGCTCCTTTCAGTCCTGGAGTCTTGAACAGTGTGTGTGTCATGTGGCAAAATGAAACAACTTCAACTGAAGCACTGGGCTTACATGtacccaagaagaagaagacacaaATGCGTGTTGGCAAGGGGCAGGTGTGTATTACTAAGctaaaactttttttcagtAGTCTAAAGGAAAACTGgaattcaagtacatgtatatgctactAATGTTGTGAAATGTCAAAGTGTAGGCAAAGAAGTTACAGAAGATCTAATGTTATCATTTTTGCTTTTCTGCATCAGACTTCTTGCTATTCTCTCATAAAAAATGACCACAAATGATCCATTCCTCCATTCAGCTTTTTTTCCATCCACCTgtccatacattcattcattcattcattcattcattcattcattcattcatccatgaATGGTTTCAATTTGTTATAAATTCTGTATTTTGTTACCAGGTCTAGTCCGTGAAGAAGACTTCTTGCttttctctcagaaaagtgACCTCAAATGATCCCTCAATTCACCCTTCCATgcattcattaattcatccaTCCATGATTGGTTTGAATGTAATCTTATTAATTCTGTTACAGGTCAAGGCAGTGAAGAAGACAGGACAAATACCAGTTCTGACTGGCTCAAACTGGGACCAAGTCATCAGCACAACACATGCTGTGCCTCCCCCTTATGGCCCAACAGGCAGTACCAGTCTCGTACAAATCGTTGCAGTGACATTCATCAAAGCCAACTGTGGTACATGTACCAAGAAGATGCCTGAATTTGAACTTGTTCACAAGACTGTAGAACGAATGATGGGGGTTACTTTTTACATCTTCAACTGTTCCTCAGACCCTGCAAAGTGTGATCAGCAAGGAATAAGAGGGTTCCCCACACTTGTAGCATACAGGGTAAGTGTCCAAAACAAGCGAGTTGAACATTGCACCCAAGACAGCACTTATGATAGTATAAGGCTTGACTACCATGACGTATTAAGCGCTGGAAAAGTCCTAGAATGGTTGTCTAAAGTCACTGAGTCAGCGACTCGCTATGTCTCAGAAACAAGTGAGTCTAATTTTCAAGACGTTGCTCTATTTGCAGAGGTAGCTGCCGACACTGTTGCGGTTGAAGGTTATACattcaaatgctttgaatatttgtgtGAGCGGCTCTATGGCCAAGTAGCTTGCTATGTCTTGTCAAAAAAAGATACGAATGGTGAAGCAGCAATGCTACGTATATCCTTACATCGTAGTGACGGCTTGAAGGCGCCGATCTTTGTTGTGGGACAGCCTCTAGCGTCGGTCATGGAGAGCGAATCGGAGAGTCAGCTGCACCAGTTCCACTCCCCGCACAAGTACAACCtcgggccaaacaccctgtgTGAAGATGACCAAGCCTTCTGTACCGACACTCTTCTAAGTTTCATACAGGACCACTCTAGACTTCCCGTCATGCATATCACTCAGCAGCTCTTCCACACACATCAGAAACACCTGCTCTTGAACACAGACGTCCCCATCCTCATCGCACTAGGCCATGCCAGTAACTTCACACACGAGTCCCCCTTCTATAAGAACCTGTACTCTGCAGCTTTGACCATGTACAGGTTCATGAGTTTCGTTACACTTGATGTGGATATGTATCCGATGTGGGCGGGACAGTTTGTGCCGTTAGGGTACAGGAGGGAGATGCTAGAGACCACGGACGCAGGCTCGCTGCACTTGAACCCGCCCACTCTGTACACATACCCCCGGCTGTGCATCGTAAGGTGGCACGACCACAGACACGCAGCTTTTTATCCGGATTTGTCAGAGAAAAGATGGCAGAGGCAGCACAGGAGCTTTACAAGCAGCGAGATAGTGAAGTTTGCAGAGGACTTTCTGAGGGACCCGGACAAATTACTGACAAGGACAGAAATGTTTTAGGACGTTTTTCTGTAGAGTCTATCAGGGAAATCTTGTAATATTGCATGTCAATTGACCTTAACATGGTAGTGTTTTAGGATGTTTTCCTGAAGTCTATTAATAAAGAAAATCTTCTAAGACTGTGTGCACCAGTCCACTTTTGAACGGTTGGGAAAAGGGCCAACTATGTTTGTAAGTTTTTCACTTTGTAAGGATGGGCACAAAGAAaattaattacatgtatgtgagaaACAATCACAGGTGAATTTttctcaaaacaaaaacaagacaatcaATGCATTTTTGGACATATTTATTATAACATAGGCTATGCAACAACTTTAAACTATGCAGTAATGATTGTTACTTTGCCGTTCCAACACAAATACAATGGTCAGTTGGCCAAAAAGTATGTCTTACTGCAAAGGCATTGCACTTCGACTATTGAAATGTCCATTAAAATGATATGATACTgcactatttttggcgacgcctaagGGGCAAAGCCTTTTTTTCACTGAGGCACATTTACGAAGAGTCATATTTGTCTCCACATTTCAAAATGACAAAGAATATTTCAGCTGATAGTATTTACAAAACTAATCATAAGGGTAAAATAAGTTAAAATACCTGcacatgctatatgtacattttgtattcacaaTAAAAGTATCCTACAGAGATGCTGAATATTGTAAATTTCTGTGTACTGTCCAAATTGTTTTCCTTCAACTGTACAACTGTGTATTAAAAACCACCTAAGGAAAATAACTTTTTGGGGATTTCATTATAACTATATAGCCTAGCATACATAAGGCAGTTTTTGTTGGACACCCTGGAATTAAAATCCGTGTATATGTACAAGTGCTACAAAATGCACAGAACATTTTGCTGTTCAATCTTTCCATTGACAACATTGGGATGAGAATTGGTTGACATTACAATTCCATTACGTTTTCTAATTTCGATCAAATCCACAGCAATCTCAAGTTAGAATAGTTCTCTACAACTACAagccatgatttttttttgtcgtTACAAATTAAATAGAATCCATGGCAAACCCACTACTACTTCAGCAAATACTGTTAAACAGCATTCAGATGGTCAGTGCAGTGTGTACACAGGAAGTGATGTCCAGCTTGACTAAGTCTTGACCAGTGGAAGGCCCTTGCCATGTATCTCACTCCATTGCTTCATCAACATCGACACCATCCGTTCACGATCCTTCCTACTCTGCATGATCAGAATCCAGCACATTTCATTCTCATCTCCCGGCGTTCCCGGACTCCTGTCGTCGGCCCGGAAGTACTCCTTCGCCACGTCCACGACAAAGTCTCCCTCGCTGTGAAACACCAGCGTGAGGTCCTGTGGCGACTCGTCGCTCACCACCACACGTTTCAAGTTTTCGATGGCTTGAATGTCCAGAAC contains the following coding sequences:
- the LOC136435535 gene encoding uncharacterized protein, giving the protein MAGKTDALVATLCCFLAISPCLLAAQSSSTLQDTTAYPETAKSLKDDILEITLEDGSVSFETKLAGTNPEADGPPVAGASDSPARPNALPGVEEDVPTDTTEASTSSQMLSDIKELTASDYDSLITNAFSQPACILFSSQRRGASVIEKLFLQVWATSEAREEFSSVFSVGKIYDPTLMDVTSIFSIPRARPSLCCYRGETPACFYGDHTTARLTDWFYTQKNKAENSKSDIHAISMDRELHTNEVTVLGFARTEDQFVQLQKIFHRLEKLFPEVRALMVPRESPDTKKITQQFSVNTFPAVLLVSKANPHQPFKHLIGHDLTLSTIELHIEVTLQKVAVKLTSETFPSRALEQRYAGPILVCFYSQREKRSLSYVKSFLYTADWIKRLGAAFRFGLVDISEQRDILAKGWVDSTLVHQIPFTVLFSNEKTNQEGKTVTKQRLFSHSSPEPVNVLRFLEDIGVPLKDHKGTQIVAHLDTPTCEMGAPFSPGVLNSVCVMWQNETTSTEALGLHVPKKKKTQMRVGKGQVKAVKKTGQIPVLTGSNWDQVISTTHAVPPPYGPTGSTSLVQIVAVTFIKANCGTCTKKMPEFELVHKTVERMMGVTFYIFNCSSDPAKCDQQGIRGFPTLVAYRVSVQNKRVEHCTQDSTYDSIRLDYHDVLSAGKVLEWLSKVTESATRYVSETSESNFQDVALFAEVAADTVAVEGYTFKCFEYLCERLYGQVACYVLSKKDTNGEAAMLRISLHRSDGLKAPIFVVGQPLASVMESESESQLHQFHSPHKYNLGPNTLCEDDQAFCTDTLLSFIQDHSRLPVMHITQQLFHTHQKHLLLNTDVPILIALGHASNFTHESPFYKNLYSAALTMYRFMSFVTLDVDMYPMWAGQFVPLGYRREMLETTDAGSLHLNPPTLYTYPRLCIVRWHDHRHAAFYPDLSEKRWQRQHRSFTSSEIVKFAEDFLRDPDKLLTRTEMF